Proteins encoded in a region of the Zea mays cultivar B73 chromosome 2, Zm-B73-REFERENCE-NAM-5.0, whole genome shotgun sequence genome:
- the LOC103648729 gene encoding transcription factor E2FA-like: MGNSLVTATYCDLNPMAMQVVQGKWPPPVSYTLKQKHNDRTENEVAESNDWMSPGYANAGSSPVPTPPSGKGLKASTKPKATKGQKSGPQTPLGFGSPGNPSTPVGGCRYDSSLGLLTKFLNLLKGAPGGIVDLNNAAETLELITAEMLITAVHLLPHS; encoded by the exons ATGGGCAATTCATTGGTTACTGCTACGTACTGTGATCTGAACCCAATGGCAATGCAAGTAGTGCAAGGGAAATGGCCTCCTCCTGTCAGCTACACA TTGAAACAGAAACATAACGACAGAACAGAAAATGAAGTTGCTGAATCAAATGACTGGATGAGCCCTGGATATGCTAATGCTGGCAGCAGCCCAGTTCCTACACCCCCTTCAGGGAAAGGTTTAAAAGCATCCACCAAGCCTAAGGCTACGAAGGGCCAGAAATCTGGTCCTCAGACCCCTTTGGGTTTTG GTTCTCCGGGCAATCCTTCTACTCCTGTTGGTGGCTGCCGCTATGATAGCTCCCTCG GGCTCTTGACAAAGTTCCTGAACTTGCTAAAAGGTGCACCTGGTGGCATTGTTGATCTGAATAATGCTGCAGAAACTCTAGAGCTGATCACAGCTGAAATGTTGATCACAGCTGTTCATCTACTACCACACAGCTAA
- the LOC103646587 gene encoding purple acid phosphatase 3 gives MGRVGEKLDIDFVISTGDNFYKNGLKGVHDQAFKESFMDIYTAQSLQKPWYSVLGNHDYRGNALAQLSPVLRKIDDRFICMRSFIVNAELVDFFFIDTTPFQLEYWTHPGKHRYDWRGVAPRGKYIANLLKDMDVAMKRSTARWKIVVGHHTMRSVSEHGDTEELLELLLPVLKDNGVDFYINGHDHYLEHISSRDSPLQYFTSGGGSKAWRGVFHPNKDKLRFFYDGQGFMSLQLNQDQAHFIFYDVFGNILYRWSSRHPQSSTYLDEE, from the exons ATGGGAAGGGTCGGGGAGAAGCTCGATATCGACTTTGTTATATCCACCGGGGACAACTTCTACAAGAACGGCCTCAAGGGCGTGCACGACCAGGCATTTAAAGAATCATTCATGGATATATACACAGCTCAAAGCTTACAGAAGCCATGGTACTCAG TTCTAGGAAATCATGATTACAGGGGCAATGCGCTCGCACAGCTTAGCCCAGTCTTGAGGAAGATCGACGACCGATTCATTTGCATGAGATCGTTCATCGTTAACGCAG AACTTGTGGACTTCTTCTTTATCGACACCACTCCATTCCAATTGGAGTATTGGACTCACCCTGGCAAGCATCGTTATGACTGGAGAGGGGTGGCGCCTCGAGGCAAGTACATAGCCAATTTGCTGAAG GATATGGATGTGGCTATGAAGAGATCAACTGCAAGGTGGAAGATTGTGGTTGGGCATCACACCATGAGGAGTGTGAGTGAGCACGGGGACACCGAGGAGCTTCTGGAATTACTACTTCCAGTCCTCAAG GACAATGGTGTCGACTTCTACATCAATGGACACGATCACTACCTAGAGCACATTAGCAGCAGAGACAG TCCACTCCAGTATTTCACAAGCGGAGGCGGTTCCAAGGCATGGAGAGGAGTCTTCCATCCAAACAAGGACAAGCTCCGGTTCTTCTACGACGGGCAAGGGTTCATGTCCCTCCAGCTGAACCAAGACCAGGCTCACTTCATCTTTTACGACGTTTTCGGGAACATACTGTACCGATGGAGCTCGAGACATCCTCAATCCTCCACCTATCTCGATGAGGAATAA